The proteins below come from a single Azospirillum sp. B510 genomic window:
- a CDS encoding MFS transporter, which produces MPQANEAPNALEQRTMRRVAWRIMPFMMICYLFAILDRGNVGMASLQMVQDLGMSKAVFGFGASLFFFSYFLMEVPSNLALQRFGARRWIARIMVTWGLVSAGMAFVQGQNSFYVMRFILGAAEAGFFPSVLLYLTYWLPAGYRGRLIALFGISIPAATFIGSPLGGILLGLDGMLGLRGWQWLFLMEGVPTILLGVVCFFFLTDRPEQAHWLRDDERSWLCGELDREKAGRPAAARKTGWGSFAELLRNPTVWAMALACSGASAAGSVLGVWQPQLLKSFGLTNFETGLINSVPYGVACVLMVLWGRHSDRTKERRWHTALTLLLIATGFLGAFAIQSLIGTVVLLSMVLVGAYAFKGPFWALSSGWLGAGSAAAGLAMINAVSNLIGGGLMVNVYGAVLESTGNYALALLPVALVAVTGAVLVLVISRQKTNATATAATAKEA; this is translated from the coding sequence ATGCCGCAAGCGAACGAAGCGCCCAACGCGCTTGAACAGAGGACCATGCGCCGGGTGGCGTGGCGCATCATGCCGTTCATGATGATCTGCTACCTGTTCGCGATCCTGGATCGCGGCAACGTCGGTATGGCGTCCTTGCAGATGGTCCAGGATCTCGGCATGTCGAAGGCGGTGTTCGGCTTCGGCGCCAGCCTGTTCTTCTTCTCCTACTTCCTGATGGAGGTGCCGAGCAACCTGGCCCTCCAGCGCTTCGGCGCGCGGCGCTGGATCGCCCGCATCATGGTCACCTGGGGTCTGGTTTCGGCCGGCATGGCGTTCGTCCAGGGGCAGAATTCCTTCTACGTCATGCGGTTCATTCTCGGCGCGGCAGAAGCCGGCTTCTTCCCCAGCGTTCTGCTCTACCTGACCTACTGGTTGCCGGCCGGCTATCGCGGCCGTCTGATCGCCCTGTTCGGCATCTCCATCCCGGCGGCGACCTTCATCGGCTCCCCGCTGGGTGGCATCCTGCTTGGTCTCGACGGCATGCTCGGCCTGCGCGGATGGCAGTGGTTGTTCCTGATGGAGGGCGTCCCCACCATCCTGCTCGGCGTCGTCTGCTTCTTCTTCCTGACCGACCGGCCCGAACAGGCGCATTGGCTGCGCGATGACGAGCGGTCCTGGCTGTGTGGTGAACTCGACCGCGAGAAGGCCGGCCGCCCGGCCGCAGCCCGGAAGACCGGCTGGGGGTCCTTCGCGGAACTGCTGCGCAACCCCACCGTCTGGGCGATGGCGCTCGCCTGCTCCGGCGCGTCGGCGGCGGGGTCGGTGCTCGGCGTCTGGCAGCCGCAGCTGCTGAAATCCTTTGGTCTGACGAATTTCGAGACCGGCCTGATCAATTCGGTTCCCTACGGCGTCGCTTGCGTGCTGATGGTGCTGTGGGGCCGCCATTCCGACCGGACGAAGGAGCGGCGCTGGCACACCGCGCTGACGCTGTTGCTGATCGCCACCGGCTTCCTGGGCGCCTTCGCCATCCAGTCTCTGATCGGTACCGTCGTCCTGCTCAGCATGGTGCTGGTCGGCGCCTATGCCTTCAAGGGACCGTTCTGGGCGTTGTCGTCGGGCTGGCTCGGCGCCGGGTCGGCCGCCGCCGGACTCGCCATGATCAACGCCGTGTCGAACCTGATCGGCGGCGGTCTGATGGTCAATGTCTACGGCGCCGTTCTGGAGTCGACCGGAAACTATGCGCTGGCGCTGCTGCCGGTCGCCCTGGTCGCCGTCACCGGCGCGGTGCTGGTTCTGGTGATCAGCCGTCAGAAGACCAACGCCACGGCGACCGCGGCCACCGCGAAGGAGGCCTGA
- a CDS encoding amidohydrolase family protein, with translation MPRHDRMTRRTLLASAAAAAALPVLPAIAKAQGATQGAAQGAAQSEDVVRWSAGTARPAAKAPANATDCHFHTYDSRYPTAPGASLTPPDALPEDYKALQRRLGTTRGVLVTPSTYGTDNSLQLASMQALGPDNFRMVAVVAEDVADAELKRLDALGVRGVRFNLPFPGPLSVSSLEKLSPRLAALGWHCEINMRPQQLAETRDLLMALPSRIVIDHLGALPAEGLGSGSYAIIRRLLDKGNTWVKLSGAYLTSRSPYTQSAAITAAYVRAAPERMVWGSDWPHPTRKPDDKPDDAELFDLMAHAMPDEATLHRILVDNPADLYGFPK, from the coding sequence ATGCCGCGACACGACAGGATGACGCGCCGGACACTGCTGGCCAGCGCCGCCGCGGCGGCGGCGCTCCCGGTGCTGCCCGCAATCGCGAAGGCCCAAGGCGCGACCCAGGGCGCGGCCCAGGGCGCGGCACAGTCCGAAGATGTCGTTCGCTGGTCCGCCGGTACGGCGCGACCGGCGGCGAAGGCGCCGGCCAATGCGACCGACTGCCATTTCCACACCTACGACTCCCGCTATCCGACCGCTCCCGGCGCGTCCCTCACCCCGCCCGACGCGCTGCCGGAGGATTACAAGGCGCTGCAACGACGCCTTGGGACGACGCGCGGCGTTCTGGTCACGCCGTCGACCTACGGCACCGACAACAGCCTGCAACTGGCATCCATGCAGGCGCTCGGACCCGACAATTTCCGGATGGTCGCCGTCGTCGCCGAGGATGTTGCGGATGCGGAGCTGAAACGGCTCGACGCGCTGGGGGTGCGCGGCGTGCGGTTCAACCTGCCCTTCCCCGGACCGCTGTCGGTGTCTTCGCTCGAAAAGCTTTCGCCCCGGCTCGCCGCGCTGGGATGGCATTGCGAGATCAACATGCGGCCGCAGCAACTGGCCGAGACGCGGGATCTGCTGATGGCCCTGCCGTCGCGCATCGTGATCGACCATCTGGGCGCGCTGCCGGCGGAGGGCCTGGGAAGCGGTTCCTATGCGATCATCCGCCGGCTGCTCGACAAGGGCAATACGTGGGTCAAGCTGTCCGGCGCCTATCTCACCAGCCGGTCGCCCTACACGCAAAGCGCGGCGATCACGGCGGCCTATGTCCGGGCCGCACCGGAACGGATGGTCTGGGGCAGCGACTGGCCCCACCCGACCCGCAAGCCCGACGACAAGCCGGACGATGCCGAGCTGTTCGATCTGATGGCGCATGCCATGCCGGACGAGGCTACACTGCACCGGATCCTGGTCGACAATCCCGCGGACCTCTACGGATTCCCGAAATGA
- a CDS encoding SMP-30/gluconolactonase/LRE family protein — protein sequence MSWFAPPRRVETSVFTRLPDRFRQARRTAWADGNQGGRQIDSFLEGPSFDRAGRLYVTDIPYGRVFRIDPDGEWTQVTEYDGWPNGLKIHADGRIVITDYKRGLMLLDPDSGRVTPLLETAATESFKGVNDLVFARSGAIYFTDQGQTGMHDPTGRVWRLGTDGRLTCLVDTIPSPNGIVVDADETFLLVAVTRANQVWRIPLPESGLITKVGVFVNLHGGPGGPDGLALDRDGNLLICHTGFGSVWRVSPVAEPLDRIVSCAGVGTTNLAFGGDGNRSLFITESRTGTILRADLETPGLPMYSHA from the coding sequence ATGAGCTGGTTTGCCCCTCCCCGCCGCGTCGAGACCAGCGTGTTCACCCGGCTTCCGGATCGCTTCCGGCAGGCGCGGCGCACCGCCTGGGCCGATGGCAACCAAGGCGGCCGACAGATCGACAGCTTCCTCGAAGGGCCGTCCTTCGATCGCGCCGGCCGCCTCTATGTCACTGACATTCCCTATGGACGGGTGTTCCGCATCGATCCGGACGGCGAATGGACACAGGTGACCGAGTATGACGGTTGGCCGAACGGCCTGAAGATTCATGCCGACGGCCGGATCGTCATCACCGATTACAAGCGTGGGCTGATGCTGCTCGACCCGGACAGCGGGCGGGTGACGCCACTGCTGGAGACGGCGGCGACCGAAAGCTTCAAGGGCGTCAACGATCTCGTCTTCGCACGGTCGGGCGCGATCTACTTCACCGACCAGGGCCAGACCGGCATGCACGACCCGACCGGCCGGGTTTGGCGGCTGGGAACCGACGGGCGGCTGACCTGCCTCGTCGATACCATCCCCAGCCCGAACGGCATCGTCGTCGATGCCGACGAGACCTTCCTGCTGGTCGCGGTGACACGGGCCAACCAGGTCTGGCGCATTCCTTTGCCCGAAAGCGGCCTCATCACCAAGGTGGGCGTGTTCGTGAACCTGCATGGCGGGCCGGGCGGGCCGGATGGTCTGGCGCTGGACCGCGACGGCAATCTGCTGATCTGCCACACGGGGTTCGGCTCGGTCTGGCGCGTGTCGCCGGTTGCCGAGCCGCTCGACCGCATCGTGTCCTGTGCCGGGGTGGGAACCACCAACCTCGCCTTCGGCGGTGACGGAAACCGCAGCCTGTTCATCACCGAAAGCCGAACCGGCACGATCCTGCGCGCCGATCTCGAAACGCCGGGCCTGCCGATGTACTCCCACGCCTGA
- a CDS encoding amidohydrolase family protein encodes MITRRTLIVGGVAGGACAFAATRSSALAQTVPNSAGTEPPALKAPANACDSHHHIYDARFPVSPHWRGGRPAGATVADYRLLQKKLSITRHVIVQPSTYGVDNRCLLDALEQFGSEARGIVVIDENTTDAELRRMNDLGVRGVRVNFLTPQSWGVTTPERLVETAARIAPLGWHAQLLMSGDQIARFEDVLTGLPVPVVFDHLGRIPQPDGLSHPGAQAILRIVGKGRGWIKLSEPYADTKLGPPAYADTSALARAYVQAAPERVIWGSDWPHPTEKEKPDDAVLFDLLTGWAPDAATRERILVANPATLFGFT; translated from the coding sequence ATGATCACCCGGCGCACTCTCATCGTCGGCGGCGTCGCAGGGGGAGCCTGCGCGTTCGCCGCCACCCGCTCCTCGGCTCTGGCCCAGACCGTTCCGAACTCCGCTGGGACCGAGCCGCCGGCCCTGAAGGCCCCGGCGAACGCCTGCGACAGCCACCATCACATCTATGATGCCCGCTTCCCGGTGTCGCCGCACTGGCGCGGCGGCCGGCCGGCCGGGGCGACGGTCGCCGACTACCGGTTGTTGCAGAAGAAGCTGTCGATCACCCGCCATGTGATCGTGCAGCCGTCGACCTATGGCGTCGACAACCGCTGTCTGCTCGATGCGCTCGAACAGTTCGGAAGCGAAGCCCGCGGCATCGTCGTCATCGACGAGAACACGACGGATGCGGAACTGCGGCGGATGAACGATCTCGGCGTGCGCGGCGTGCGGGTGAATTTCCTCACCCCGCAAAGCTGGGGCGTCACCACGCCGGAGCGTCTGGTCGAGACCGCCGCCCGTATCGCCCCTCTCGGCTGGCATGCCCAGCTTCTGATGTCGGGCGACCAGATCGCCCGTTTCGAAGACGTGCTGACCGGCTTGCCGGTTCCGGTGGTGTTCGACCATCTCGGACGCATTCCGCAGCCCGATGGCCTGTCGCATCCGGGGGCACAGGCAATCCTGCGCATCGTCGGCAAAGGCCGCGGCTGGATCAAGCTGTCCGAACCCTATGCCGACACCAAACTGGGTCCGCCGGCCTATGCCGATACCAGCGCGCTCGCCCGCGCCTATGTGCAGGCGGCCCCCGAGCGGGTCATCTGGGGAAGCGACTGGCCCCACCCGACCGAAAAGGAAAAGCCGGACGACGCCGTGCTGTTCGACCTGCTGACGGGCTGGGCGCCGGATGCTGCGACGCGCGAGCGGATTCTGGTCGCGAACCCGGCCACCCTCTTCGGCTTCACCTGA
- a CDS encoding MFS transporter, which produces MGSASAAATAPAIDIEPTMKRVMRRIIPFIFVCYVVSYLDRINVGFAALQMNRDLGLTPSQFGWGAGLFFLGYFLCEIPSNLMMQRVGARLWIARIMITWGLLSTLTCLITGPVSFSVMRLLLGMAEAGFTPGVYLYFTYWFPGAWRGKATAAFLVGIPVANMIGSPISGALLTMDGFGGLAGWQWLLIIEGLPAVLLGIACLFVLSNGPADAKWLEDQERRALGEQLAAEQSLLAARHGNKLRDAFANPKVFVLALVNFCGIGGSLGVGLWMPQIVRGFGVSYVAVGFISAAPYALGAVCMLLWARFANRSNHRLWFVCGALAVAGLALSVSATFTAPLPAMLALTVTVVCILSFQATYWAIPSSFLTGRAAAAGLALIVSIGNLGGFAGPYMIGYLREATMSFSTPLYVLSAILLTGAAVMAVLGDPGSDKSSPKEAA; this is translated from the coding sequence ATGGGAAGCGCGTCCGCTGCCGCAACGGCACCGGCGATCGACATCGAGCCGACGATGAAGAGGGTGATGCGGCGCATCATTCCGTTCATTTTCGTCTGCTACGTCGTCAGTTATCTCGATCGCATCAATGTCGGCTTCGCCGCCCTGCAAATGAACCGCGATCTCGGCCTGACGCCGTCGCAGTTCGGCTGGGGAGCTGGTCTTTTCTTTCTGGGATATTTCCTCTGCGAGATTCCCAGCAACCTGATGATGCAGCGGGTCGGGGCGCGCCTGTGGATCGCCCGCATCATGATCACCTGGGGCTTGCTGTCCACGCTGACATGCCTCATCACCGGGCCGGTGAGCTTCTCGGTGATGCGCCTGCTGCTCGGCATGGCGGAGGCGGGCTTCACGCCGGGCGTCTATCTCTATTTCACTTACTGGTTTCCCGGCGCCTGGCGCGGGAAGGCGACCGCGGCCTTTCTTGTCGGTATTCCTGTCGCCAACATGATCGGTTCGCCGATCTCCGGCGCCTTGCTGACGATGGATGGCTTCGGCGGTCTTGCCGGATGGCAATGGCTGCTCATCATCGAAGGATTGCCCGCGGTTCTGCTGGGAATCGCCTGTCTTTTCGTCCTTTCCAACGGACCAGCCGACGCCAAATGGCTGGAGGACCAGGAACGGCGGGCGCTTGGTGAGCAGTTGGCGGCCGAGCAGTCGCTTCTCGCGGCCCGCCATGGAAACAAACTGCGCGACGCCTTCGCCAATCCGAAGGTCTTCGTGCTCGCCCTGGTCAATTTCTGCGGCATCGGCGGCTCGCTCGGGGTTGGGCTCTGGATGCCGCAGATCGTGCGCGGCTTCGGCGTCAGCTATGTCGCGGTCGGCTTCATCTCCGCCGCACCCTATGCGCTCGGCGCCGTCTGCATGCTGCTGTGGGCGCGTTTCGCCAACCGGTCGAACCACCGGCTGTGGTTCGTCTGCGGCGCGTTGGCGGTGGCCGGTCTGGCACTGTCGGTCAGCGCGACCTTCACGGCGCCATTGCCGGCCATGCTGGCATTGACCGTGACGGTGGTCTGCATTCTGTCGTTCCAGGCGACCTATTGGGCGATCCCGTCCAGTTTCCTGACCGGACGGGCCGCTGCCGCCGGTCTGGCCCTCATCGTATCCATCGGCAATCTCGGCGGTTTCGCCGGCCCCTACATGATCGGTTACCTGCGCGAGGCGACCATGAGCTTCTCGACCCCGCTCTATGTGCTGTCCGCCATTCTTCTCACCGGGGCGGCGGTCATGGCCGTTCTCGGCGATCCCGGCAGCGACAAGTCCAGCCCGAAGGAGGCGGCATGA
- a CDS encoding ABC transporter ATP-binding protein translates to MMPFLDIRNIKKSYGGTVAVHDVNLTVGRGEFITFLGPSGSGKSTTLYVIAGFLDPTEGDVLLQGRSILSVPSHKRNIGMVFQRYTLFPHLTVAENVAFPLRVRRMASADVQAKVAEMIRLARLEKVQDRLPSQLSGGQQQRVALARALVYNPPVLLMDEPLSALDKKLREEIQFEIKRIHQETGVTILYVTHDQEESLRLSDRIAVFSQGRIDQIGTSTELYQNPATQFVAGFVGNSDFLSCRIDRVDGHHAQIVLPDGAIVGGVRSHGSVKAGAAGTLMLRPERVRIRACTGDGGDAGMAVTIRDITFLGDNTHFSVETDWKQSMAIRVPFGRSGAEGLAVGGRARIDWVAEDAHVFDSAAQA, encoded by the coding sequence ATGATGCCATTCCTCGACATCCGCAACATCAAGAAGTCCTATGGCGGCACGGTCGCGGTCCATGACGTGAACCTGACGGTCGGGCGCGGCGAGTTCATCACCTTCCTGGGGCCGTCGGGCTCCGGCAAGAGCACGACGCTCTATGTCATCGCCGGCTTCCTCGACCCGACCGAGGGCGACGTTCTTCTTCAGGGGAGGTCGATCCTGTCCGTGCCTTCGCACAAGCGCAACATCGGCATGGTCTTTCAGCGCTACACCCTGTTCCCGCACCTGACGGTGGCGGAGAATGTGGCCTTTCCGCTGCGGGTCCGCCGGATGGCGTCGGCCGACGTCCAGGCGAAGGTTGCCGAGATGATCCGGCTGGCGCGGCTGGAAAAGGTCCAGGACCGTCTGCCCAGTCAGCTGTCCGGCGGTCAGCAGCAGCGTGTCGCGCTGGCCCGCGCGCTGGTCTACAATCCGCCGGTGCTGCTGATGGACGAACCGCTGTCGGCGCTGGACAAGAAGCTGCGCGAGGAAATTCAGTTCGAGATCAAGCGCATCCACCAGGAAACCGGCGTGACGATCCTCTACGTCACCCATGACCAGGAGGAATCGCTGCGCCTGTCCGACCGGATTGCCGTGTTCAGTCAGGGGCGGATCGACCAGATCGGCACCAGCACGGAACTGTACCAGAACCCGGCCACCCAGTTCGTCGCCGGCTTCGTCGGCAATTCCGACTTCCTGTCCTGCCGGATCGACCGGGTGGACGGGCATCACGCACAGATCGTTCTGCCCGACGGCGCCATCGTCGGCGGCGTCCGTTCCCACGGCAGCGTCAAGGCGGGTGCTGCCGGCACCCTGATGCTGCGGCCCGAGCGCGTCCGCATCCGTGCCTGCACGGGCGATGGCGGCGATGCCGGCATGGCGGTGACCATCCGCGACATCACGTTCCTCGGCGACAACACTCACTTCTCGGTCGAGACCGACTGGAAGCAGAGCATGGCGATCCGCGTCCCTTTCGGCCGCTCCGGCGCCGAGGGGCTGGCGGTGGGCGGACGGGCGCGCATCGACTGGGTGGCCGAGGACGCGCATGTGTTCGACAGTGCGGCGCAGGCGTGA
- a CDS encoding ABC transporter permease, which translates to MLLDFHRLGGLKWVLVGIGLCVAAFLLLPILFTVALSFGSSQWLVFPPPAWTLRWYEELFADPRWIDSTLTSLQCAVLVTILSVGLGLLASFGLVRGSFPGREAVRAMFLMPMIMPVIVVAVALYAFFLRIGLGGTLVGFVLAHTVIALPLAITSICNALERFDKAIEDAAILCGANPWEAKLRITIPAIREGLFGAAVFAFLTSWDEVVIAIFMASPTLQTLPVHIWGTLRQDLTPVVAAASTLLLLFTLALMLVAAWFRGRTK; encoded by the coding sequence ATGTTGCTGGATTTCCACCGGCTGGGCGGGCTGAAATGGGTGCTGGTCGGCATCGGCCTGTGCGTCGCCGCCTTCCTGCTGCTGCCGATCCTGTTCACGGTCGCGCTGTCCTTCGGCTCCTCGCAATGGCTGGTCTTCCCGCCGCCGGCCTGGACGCTGCGCTGGTACGAGGAGCTGTTCGCCGATCCGCGCTGGATCGACTCCACCCTGACCAGCCTGCAATGCGCGGTTCTGGTGACGATCCTGTCGGTCGGGCTCGGCCTGCTGGCCAGCTTCGGTCTGGTGCGCGGCAGCTTTCCCGGACGCGAGGCGGTGCGGGCGATGTTCCTGATGCCGATGATCATGCCGGTGATCGTGGTGGCGGTGGCGCTCTACGCGTTCTTCCTGCGCATCGGTCTGGGCGGCACGCTGGTCGGTTTCGTCCTGGCCCACACGGTCATCGCGCTGCCGCTGGCGATCACCTCGATCTGCAACGCGCTGGAACGCTTCGACAAGGCCATCGAGGATGCCGCCATCCTGTGCGGGGCCAACCCGTGGGAGGCCAAGCTGCGCATCACCATCCCGGCGATCCGCGAAGGCCTGTTCGGCGCCGCCGTCTTCGCCTTCCTCACCTCGTGGGACGAGGTGGTGATCGCCATCTTCATGGCCAGCCCGACCTTGCAGACGCTGCCCGTCCACATCTGGGGAACGTTGCGCCAGGATCTGACCCCGGTGGTCGCGGCGGCCTCGACCCTGCTTCTTCTGTTCACGCTGGCGCTGATGCTGGTCGCCGCCTGGTTTCGTGGGAGAACGAAATGA
- a CDS encoding ABC transporter permease produces the protein MTSVSIVERGGGPPQRRRRGGGGFSHVLPALVLLLLVFVLPVLLLLLRSVTEPALGLQNYAELVESATYGRVFLNTFLVSAVVTAITVVIGYPIAWLLVILPRRWADLLFGIIILSMWTNLLARTYAWMVLLQRTGVINKTLIGLGIIDEPLTLVNNLVGVTIGMTYIMLPFIILPLVTTMRGIEPDLLRAAALCGAGRLDAFRRVLLPLSLPGIAAGGLMTFVMSLGYFVTPSLLGGTSNMMAAELIAQLIQSLLNWGMGGAAAFALLVLTLALYALQLRLFRRAQAGRA, from the coding sequence ATGACCTCAGTGTCCATCGTGGAACGTGGCGGCGGCCCTCCCCAGCGCCGACGACGCGGCGGCGGCGGTTTCTCCCACGTCCTGCCGGCGCTCGTCCTGCTGCTGCTGGTGTTCGTCCTGCCGGTTCTGCTCCTGCTGTTGCGCAGCGTCACGGAGCCGGCGCTCGGGTTGCAGAATTATGCCGAGCTGGTGGAATCGGCGACCTATGGCCGCGTTTTCCTCAATACCTTCCTGGTATCTGCGGTGGTGACGGCGATCACGGTCGTGATCGGCTATCCCATCGCCTGGCTTCTGGTCATTCTGCCCCGGCGCTGGGCCGACCTGCTGTTCGGGATCATCATCCTGTCGATGTGGACCAACCTGCTGGCCCGCACCTATGCCTGGATGGTGCTGTTGCAGCGGACCGGCGTCATCAACAAGACGCTGATCGGGCTTGGCATCATCGACGAGCCGCTGACGCTGGTTAACAATCTGGTCGGCGTCACCATCGGCATGACCTACATCATGCTGCCCTTCATCATCCTGCCGCTGGTGACGACGATGCGCGGGATCGAGCCTGATCTGCTGCGCGCGGCGGCACTGTGCGGGGCCGGGCGGCTGGACGCCTTCCGCCGCGTGCTGCTGCCGCTGTCGCTGCCGGGCATCGCAGCGGGCGGGCTGATGACCTTCGTGATGTCGCTCGGCTATTTCGTCACGCCGTCGCTGCTCGGCGGCACGTCGAACATGATGGCGGCGGAACTGATCGCCCAGCTGATCCAGTCGCTGCTGAACTGGGGCATGGGCGGAGCGGCGGCCTTCGCGCTTCTGGTCCTGACCCTGGCGCTCTACGCGCTGCAACTGCGGCTGTTCCGACGCGCACAAGCGGGGAGGGCGTGA
- a CDS encoding ABC transporter substrate-binding protein encodes MSKLLSVGALFGAAILWSTPLLAKDMVFTSWGGTTQDAQKDAWAKPFAKQSGINVLQDGPTDYGKLKAMVESGKPAWTVVDVENDFAVKAGKDGLLEPLDFSVIDKSKLDPRFVTPYSVGSFYYSFALGYNRDQFRKKTPKSWSDLFDLTGFPGKRTLYKWSAPGVLELALLADGVAPDKLYPLDLDRAFKKLDTIKPQIIWWSGGAQSQQLLASGEAPIGMFWNGRIDAIRRSGVDVGISWDQNLTAADALVVPKGTVDKEAAMKFIAFATGAQAQADFALLTGYAPTNTGSKDLLKPDVRATLPDEHTQGQVNLDMAYWAEHRDEIAKRWYDWQGK; translated from the coding sequence ATGAGCAAGCTTTTGTCCGTGGGCGCTCTGTTCGGCGCCGCCATTCTGTGGTCCACACCGCTGCTCGCCAAGGACATGGTGTTCACGAGCTGGGGCGGCACTACCCAGGATGCCCAGAAGGATGCCTGGGCCAAGCCCTTCGCCAAGCAGTCCGGCATCAACGTGTTGCAGGACGGCCCGACCGACTATGGCAAGCTGAAGGCGATGGTCGAGAGCGGCAAGCCGGCCTGGACCGTGGTCGATGTCGAGAACGACTTCGCCGTCAAGGCGGGCAAGGACGGGTTGCTGGAGCCGCTGGATTTCTCCGTCATCGACAAGAGCAAGCTCGACCCGCGGTTCGTCACCCCCTATTCGGTCGGCAGTTTCTATTACTCCTTCGCGCTGGGCTACAACCGTGACCAGTTCAGGAAGAAGACGCCCAAGAGCTGGAGCGACCTGTTCGACCTGACTGGCTTCCCCGGCAAGCGCACCCTCTACAAATGGTCGGCGCCGGGCGTGCTGGAACTGGCGCTGTTGGCCGACGGCGTGGCGCCCGACAAGCTCTATCCGCTCGATCTCGACCGCGCCTTCAAGAAGCTCGACACCATCAAGCCGCAGATCATCTGGTGGTCGGGCGGGGCGCAGTCGCAGCAGCTGCTGGCTTCGGGCGAGGCGCCGATCGGCATGTTCTGGAACGGCCGCATCGACGCCATCCGGCGCTCCGGCGTCGATGTCGGGATTTCGTGGGACCAGAACCTGACGGCGGCCGACGCGCTGGTCGTGCCCAAGGGGACGGTCGACAAGGAAGCCGCGATGAAGTTCATCGCCTTCGCCACTGGCGCCCAGGCCCAGGCCGACTTCGCCCTGCTGACCGGCTATGCGCCGACCAACACCGGGTCGAAGGATTTGCTGAAGCCCGATGTGCGGGCGACCCTGCCCGACGAACACACCCAGGGCCAGGTCAATCTGGACATGGCCTATTGGGCGGAACACCGCGATGAGATCGCCAAGCGCTGGTACGACTGGCAAGGCAAATAA
- a CDS encoding NIPSNAP family protein — MIYEMRTYRLKTGTVPAYLKLVEEEGIAIQRGHLGTLVGYFFSEIGRLNEIVHIWAYADLNDREARRAALAADPAWQTFLPKIQALIEEMENRILKAAPFSPLR, encoded by the coding sequence ATGATCTACGAGATGCGGACCTACCGGCTGAAGACGGGGACGGTTCCGGCCTATCTGAAACTGGTCGAGGAAGAGGGGATCGCGATCCAGCGGGGCCATCTTGGCACGTTGGTCGGCTATTTCTTCTCGGAAATCGGCCGACTCAACGAGATCGTGCACATCTGGGCCTATGCCGATCTCAACGACCGCGAGGCCCGGCGCGCTGCCCTGGCGGCCGACCCGGCCTGGCAGACCTTCCTGCCCAAGATCCAGGCGCTGATCGAGGAGATGGAGAACAGGATACTGAAGGCGGCGCCGTTCTCGCCGCTTCGTTGA